Part of the Triticum urartu cultivar G1812 chromosome 2, Tu2.1, whole genome shotgun sequence genome, ATCTTATAGTAGATAAGGCAAGCCTACTCAACTAATCTCATGTAAACGCCTGTTCGCTAAAATCCAAATAGAAAAAGACAACTACTTATTAAACATGTAGTTGAGTGCTGTTTGGGAACTCAGCAAGGGTCTTACCACCTTCTTGATTGACTATATTTGAGTCTTTGGGGTACTTTAGGATTATATTCCGCGCCAAAGATTTGTGCTTGTGGGCTAGGGTGAATATAGCGAACCAGCGGATCTGGTAGTTGACAATCGTTCGGACTTGGTAAAGGTTGTCGTAGCACCTGTAGTAGGACAGAGGACTTATCGCGATGCCCGCGGACCAATTTACTATGTCTCTGTCGCTGACGTTGGTCAAAGAGGCCACGTGGATTGGCCTGGGTCTTCTTCGGCTAATGAGACCTCGATCCCGAAGCCTTCGGAGTATCTTTTTGATAGGCGCCTCTATCTGTATGGGGAATTCGCTGCTGAAAGATCCCGCCCAGTGTCCCCTTCCTTCCCCCGCCGCCTTCCGACCAAAGGGAGTATACAATTTCTTCTTCAGGACACTCATGCCCGATCGTGAGACTGCCTGTTGAACGCCTGATGGCACCTTGCTCTGACCTGAGCTATGCAACAACGAGATCCCCCTCGATCTTTGCCGGATGTGCTTGACGGTCCCCCATAATACGCTAACTTGGGGACTTTTTAGTCCATCTTTTCCAAGAGTCTCCGCTAGTTGAACCGCGTCCAGTAGACGACCTCTTCCGCTCATCCCCTTCGTCAGCTCTTTGATAGGGATACTATAACCTAGGTCCCTAAACTTGGAATGGATGGCGGAGCGTAGGTGGCAGGCAGTTATATGG contains:
- the LOC125541545 gene encoding uncharacterized protein LOC125541545, whose protein sequence is MRDLLKYCKRRGLLIELGGEAILVIRSERGLARKLAPFKSHSLLIRICYARYADDLLLGIVGAVFLLIEIQKRITHFLQSGLNLWVGSAGSTTIAARSTVEFPGTVIREVPPRTTPIQFLRELEKRLRVKHRIHITACHLRSAIHSKFRDLGYSIPIKELTKGMSGRGRLLDAVQLAETLGKDGLKSPQVSVLWGTVKHIRQRSRGISLLHSSGQSKVPSGVQQAVSRSGMSVLKKKLYTPFGRKAAGEGRGHWAGSFSSEFPIQIEAPIKKILRRLRDRGLISRRRPRPIHVASLTNVSDRDIVNWSAGIAISPLSYYRCYDNLYQVRTIVNYQIRWFAIFTLAHKHKSLARNIILKYPKDSNIVNQEGGKTLAEFPNST